CCTCTCGTTCATGGCCGACCGCGCCCCGCCGGAGTCCCACCCTGGCGGCGAGGACAAGGGCGCCTTTCGCGTCCTCGACACGCACGTCCTGGATCCCCTCGAAACCGACGGCTACGTCGAGATCGAAGCGGTGGGTCGTCGCCGCGTGATCACGCTCACCGATCAGGGCGAAAACGCGTACCGGGCGTTCAGGCACAAACTCAAGTACGCCGAGAACTATCCTGGCGAGTGACGGCGGTTCCCGTCCTCTCCGACTGCTCGACGAGTGACGGTGACCCCCGTCCTCTCCATCTGCTCGACGAGTCAGCGCGGTGAGTCCGGTTCTACTCGTCCGCCTGCCGAGTCACCGAACCGGCGCGGATCCAGGGAGCAGTGATGGCGACGTACCCAGCCGCCCCGCCGACGAGGAGCACGTAGAACGCCCACCTTGGCCAGGCCGTCTCGAGGAAGAGGAGCGCCAGGAAGACCGTCCAGAGGGTGAGAATGGCGAGATCCGCGAGAAGGCGGATCCAGCCGAGGACGAGCGTCCGATACGTTCGCGCGCCGTCGGTCGAGTCATGTCGTCGTGATGTGGTGGTCATTGGTAGTGGCTGCTCTCGTGGGCTGGTATGGTGTTGGTGTTGGCTTTGACGTGCGTTCAGAAGTGAAACCCATGCTGTTCGGTCAACTGATAGGCCGCGATACCCCAGACGTAACTCTGACCTGGCCACCAGGTTCGGGCGTTGTTGAAGCCCGCGACGAGGACGCTTCCGTCGTCACCGACCGGGTCGGCGTGAAAGCTCACCGACCCGCTGTCGCCGTCGGCCATGTCCGTCTCGTCGCCCCATCGCAGCTGGCCGCGCCGACACACCGAGCCGGTGAGACAGGAGACGGCGTCGATCCCCTGGATCTCGCCACTCGTCTGGCCGGTGAGCGCGCCGACCTTTTCGAGGGGTTCGTCACGGGCGACCAGGTCGGCCAGGCCGTATCGGGTGAATTGCCCCTGAATGTCGTACCGGCGGTCTCCTTCGATCGTGCTGCTCGGCCGATACGGACCCGTCGGTTCGATGGTTACGACGTCCGCAACCGGATAGCTCTCGGTGACCGTCCCGAGTTTCGTTCGTTGGCCGTTCTCGAATGGAAGCGAGACGGTCGCCCCACGCGCGTCCTTGACACCGTCGAACGCGTGGTGAGCGGTCGAAAAGTAGCGGGTATTGGACCCGGGCTCGTACAGTGCCGGCCCGAGCGTGGCGATGCTCGTATCGGTCTCACAGGAGATGCCGGCCGGAACGAGCGTCGACGCCGGGTCGCGGGCTCGACGGGGCTCGCGCTTGACGTCGTCCTCGAGGCCGTCCAGATTTCGAATGGTATCGACGTTGATCGACACGCCGTCGACCGCCCGATCGAGTACCTCGCGAACGGTGTCGGCTTCGACGGATACCTCGACCGTGATCGTCGCACCACCGTCGTCGTACGTTCCCGGGACGACGGCGCTCCCGAGGTAGCCGGTGACCGTCGACTCCGCGAGGAGTTCGTTGAGTTCGAACGCTTTAGCGACGCTCGCGTACCACGACGCCGGCACCGATCGCGTTCGGGTGTCGACGGACCACGGGTCGTCGGGATCCGTTCGAACGAGGGCCGTGACGACGGGAACCTCGCCGTCTGCCGCGGCGAGGAAGTCGTCGACGCCGAGGACGCGAGCCAGGCCGAGGCTGTACCCCGCCGCGACGAGCGTCCGGATGAACTCCCGCCGGTCCATGCCGCGAGCGACCCGCTCGCGGAGAGACGCCAGTCGCTGTTCGGTCGACCCGTCGGTATCAGGATTCATCGTGCCTCGAGAGACGAGCGTAGATGGCCCTCCAACGGGGAAAGCTAATTCTCCCGTACAGCGACAGGTCGAGTGCACAGATCGAACAATCCACACTTACCCACTAAATTGGTGTACTTGCGTGATTCCGGGGACACGCGTCGAACGTGTGCAACTGTGGCGGTGGTCACGAGGGTCGATCTCCGGAACCGACCCCTGTCTCGCCCTCGTCTCGCCGTCACTTCGCGGGTCACCGGATCGTTCGGCTTACCCTACTCGACGACGCGCAGCGAGACTACTCCGAGGGATGCAATACGGTATCACGAATTCCGCAACCGAGCGAAAGGGAAAACGGTTTTTCCCCCCTCCTCGCAGCATTTGCCATGAACGTTCGTATCGGACCGGGTGCGTCCGACGAGGAGGTGTCGGCGATCGGGACGGCGCTGGCCGAGTACGTCGGAAACGAAGTCGAAGTGTACGTCGGGGACGGGGAGGAACCAGCCGTCGTCGTCTCGCCGCCGGATTCGAACTCGAGTTCGAGCGACGGCGACGGCGCTGCAGCCACCAATCAGGCTGTCGCCACGGCGTCCGCCGCGGCGGACGACCTCGGCCCGACCGAACGCGAGGAGAAACTCCTCGCAGAAATCGAGAAGATCCTGGAGGGAGGCCACGAAAAGTACAAGGAACAGTTACCCGAGGAAGGGAAACTGTTCGTCCGCGATCGAATCGACCTCTGGTTCGACGGCGAGAACAGCAAGTTCCTCTTCGAAGACGGGAAGTTCGCAGAGTTCGACGCGGACGACCGCCTCCCGGCAGACGCCCTGATTACGGGCGCGGCCACTTTCGAGGGCCGGGACCTGCACTTCATGGCCAACGACTACACCGTCAAGCGTGGATCGATGGCCGCTAAGGGTGTCGAGAAGTTCCTGCGTATGCAACAGCGCGCCCTGAAGACCGGTCAGCCGGTACTCTACCTGATGGACTCCTCTGGGGGGCGAATCGACCAGCAAACCGGCTTCTTCGCCAACCGCGAGGGGATCGGCAAGTACTACTACAACCACTCGATGCTCTCGGGGCGGGTGCCGCAGATCTGCGTCCTGTACGGCCCCTGCATCGCTGGAGCGGCCTACACCCCGGTCTTCGCCGACTTCACCATCATGGTCGAGGGGATGTCCGCGATGGCGATTGCCTCCCCACGGATGGTTCAGATGGTCACCGGTGAGGAGATCAGCATGCAAGAGCTCGGCGGCGCACAGGTTCACGCCAGCGAATCCGGGTCGGCCGACCTCGTGGCGACCGACGAGGAACACGCCCGGGAACTCGTTGCCCAACTGATCACCTATCTGCCCGACAACGCCGAC
This region of Natronosalvus halobius genomic DNA includes:
- a CDS encoding acyl-CoA carboxylase subunit beta; protein product: MNVRIGPGASDEEVSAIGTALAEYVGNEVEVYVGDGEEPAVVVSPPDSNSSSSDGDGAAATNQAVATASAAADDLGPTEREEKLLAEIEKILEGGHEKYKEQLPEEGKLFVRDRIDLWFDGENSKFLFEDGKFAEFDADDRLPADALITGAATFEGRDLHFMANDYTVKRGSMAAKGVEKFLRMQQRALKTGQPVLYLMDSSGGRIDQQTGFFANREGIGKYYYNHSMLSGRVPQICVLYGPCIAGAAYTPVFADFTIMVEGMSAMAIASPRMVQMVTGEEISMQELGGAQVHASESGSADLVATDEEHARELVAQLITYLPDNADEQPPQMEPRSPLQSPEGIDSIIPQHPNRGYDMVDVIERVVDAGSYFELKPDYGKEIITAYARIDGRPVGIVANQPAHRAGAIFPDAAEKAAEFIWKSDAFNIPLLYLCDTPGFMAGSQVEKDAILEKGKKFIYATSSATVPKQTVIVRKAYGAGIYAMGGPAYDPESIIGLPSGEIAIMGPEAAINAVYARKLAEIDDEDERAEEEARLREEYREDIDIHRMASEVVVDEIVPPSSLREELANRFAFYEGLEKDLPSKKHGTIL